From the genome of Corallococcus macrosporus DSM 14697:
AGCACCAGCCGGTACGAGTCCTCGGCGAGCACCAGCCGCGCGATGCAGCCGAAGATGACCATGACGAGCGCAATCAGCGCGGCCTCGTAGACGCCCTTCGACGTGCCGCTGGAGACAGACAGGGCGGACAGGGCCGGCAGCCCCACGCTCATGCACACCCCCAGCGTGGCGAGCACGGGGACCATCCGCGGCGAGCGGCGCACCGACTCCACCCGCTGGACGTCCGCGAGCAGCAGCGTCCTGCCCCGGGCGACGACGCGCTCCGTGGTGACGCGCAGGCCGGCGTCCTGGAAGAGCGGCACCTCGGACGGAGGAGCCGGCGGCGTCAGGACGGGGCGGTCCGGAAACGCGGGAGTGGCGGGCACCGCGGACACGGCGAGGGGCTCAATCATGAGGTGTCTCGGAGGTCGGCGGCACGGCCCCGCCGGAAGAGATGAACACGGAACTCGGATGACCTGGGACGTGGGCCAGCAACACCCGGCGCAGCTCCCCCAGCGGCCGGCCCAGCGCGAAGCAGTCGCGGGCGCCCAGCCGCAGGGCGAGTCCCACCAGCCGCTCATCGGCGAAAGGCACCAGCACGATGACGGGCCCGTGGGGGGCGAGCTCCCGGGCGCGCTGAAGCTGACGCTGGAGCCCCTCACCCCGCTCGACGTGGACGAGCACCAGGTCCGGCCGCCCCCCCGTGGACGCGCTCAGCTCCAGCGCGATGCCCAGCTCGGCCAGCACGTCCATGAGGAGCGAGCCGAGCGACGCATCCCCTCCCAGCAGGAGGGCACGGGCAATGGACGAAGACATCACGTTGGAACATCAAGCAATGCCCATGCCCATGGGCTCCGCCCTGAGCGTCCACGCGCCCCCCGGACGCACCGTTGCATCACGCCATGCGGCCATGGCGGATTACCACGGTGCTCCCGGCGCCCTACCCGCGCTCGCGCTCGCGGCGGTGGATGGTGGATACGTCAATGCCGAGCACCTCCGCCGCGCGCGTCTTGTTCCCGCCGCAGCGTGTCACCATCCACGCGATGTACTCCGCCTCCAACCGCCGCAGCGGCCACAAGGCGCGCTGCGCCATCACCAGCGGCTGCACTTCCGGCGCCTCGGGCGGCAGGTGTGGGCGCAGCTCCTCCAGCCCCACCACCTCGCTCGTCACCATCACCGCCAGCCGCTCAATCAGGTTCTCCAGCTCGCGCACGTTCCCCGGCCACGGCAAGGTCGCCAGCGCGGCCACGGCTTCCGGTGACAGCGACTGCATCCGGGCGCGCGGGTTGCGGGCGCGGGCGCGGGCCGTGAAGTGCTCCACCAGCAAGGGGATGTCCTCGCGCCGCTCGGACAGCGGAGGCAGTTGGAGCGTGACGACGTTCAGCCGGTAGAAGAGGTCCGCGCGGAAGCGGCCCTCGCGCACCCGGGCATCCAGGTCCTGGTGGGTGGCGGCGATGACGCGCACGTCCACGGTGCGGCTGCCATCGGCGCCCACCGCGCGCACTTCGCCGTCTTCCAGGACGCGCAGCAAGCGCGCCTGCAGCTCCACCGGCATGTCGCCAATCTCGTCGAGGAACAGCGTGCCGCCGTCCGCCTCCACGAAGAGGCCACGCCGGGCGTGGGTGGCGCCGGTGAAGGCCCCCTTGAGGTGGCCGAACAGCTCGCTCTCCAGCAGGTCATGCGGCAGCGCGGTGCAGTTGACGGCCACGAAGGGCCCGGACGCGCGAGGCCCCTGGAA
Proteins encoded in this window:
- a CDS encoding sigma-54-dependent transcriptional regulator — protein: MSVEGRILVVDDHVEMGLMLREPLTDVGYAVDLATGGEEAIRMARAQAYDAVLCDLRMEGVDGLDVLEAVRALDADVPVLMMTAFGGVESAVEAMKRGAYHYFTKPFRLDEVLLFLERALKERRLQAENRVLRRAATERSGLGALVGRSAVMRHLYELIDRVAHAQAAVLLRGPSGTGKELVARALHFQGPRASGPFVAVNCTALPHDLLESELFGHLKGAFTGATHARRGLFVEADGGTLFLDEIGDMPVELQARLLRVLEDGEVRAVGADGSRTVDVRVIAATHQDLDARVREGRFRADLFYRLNVVTLQLPPLSERREDIPLLVEHFTARARARNPRARMQSLSPEAVAALATLPWPGNVRELENLIERLAVMVTSEVVGLEELRPHLPPEAPEVQPLVMAQRALWPLRRLEAEYIAWMVTRCGGNKTRAAEVLGIDVSTIHRRERERG
- a CDS encoding DUF6232 family protein; the protein is MIEPLAVSAVPATPAFPDRPVLTPPAPPSEVPLFQDAGLRVTTERVVARGRTLLLADVQRVESVRRSPRMVPVLATLGVCMSVGLPALSALSVSSGTSKGVYEAALIALVMVIFGCIARLVLAEDSYRLVLHTRAGAWRVRASKDPKSIGLLAGLIQDAVAARRRY